The following coding sequences are from one Methanobacterium sp. window:
- a CDS encoding DNA double-strand break repair nuclease NurA: protein MLDSLYEKALEKKDQLNNKLEIDFEKIGIDPGKYWINQPIKELKTDITISGGDGSRNWKEFLGFVIYAINAECLIYNGKGLQKVECCDIDIINPYKYVKNRLETYMGIYEIKSSLKALKEFDVDLTLFDGSLLGKLIRPSPMENNLPEWVKNEIKLKYLKKIEKSLENGSDLQIISPKLFDTIEILGENIVDSIIYLESLENLLATRYLLKEAEKRGKSIVAISKTSTRIDYQKDHVFSSNIPDMAIFDRFSKKQGYSTPLHLNVSDRMVKRTFPIYDKFFKDLTFTIFYARFDDFKNILKFEIPYKATEEDIIPILESLKGICAEGYPYLLKKAHNDVVLRNREMNNILKIMGFSSNEFSTGREVVQH from the coding sequence TTGCTTGATTCTCTATATGAAAAAGCACTCGAAAAAAAGGATCAATTAAATAATAAACTGGAAATTGATTTTGAAAAAATAGGGATTGATCCAGGGAAATATTGGATAAATCAACCTATAAAAGAACTAAAAACTGATATCACGATTTCTGGTGGGGATGGAAGCCGTAACTGGAAAGAATTTCTGGGATTTGTTATTTATGCTATTAATGCAGAGTGTTTGATTTACAACGGAAAAGGTCTCCAGAAGGTAGAATGCTGTGACATTGATATTATTAACCCTTATAAATATGTTAAAAATAGATTAGAAACATATATGGGTATTTATGAAATTAAAAGCAGTTTAAAAGCGCTTAAAGAATTTGATGTTGATCTTACCCTTTTTGATGGTTCACTCCTTGGGAAATTAATAAGACCTTCTCCTATGGAAAATAACCTTCCAGAATGGGTAAAAAATGAAATTAAGTTGAAATATTTAAAGAAAATTGAAAAATCATTGGAAAACGGTTCTGATTTGCAGATTATATCTCCAAAATTATTTGATACAATTGAAATTTTAGGGGAAAACATAGTTGATTCTATAATTTATCTCGAAAGCCTGGAAAACCTTTTAGCAACCAGATATCTATTAAAGGAAGCTGAGAAAAGGGGTAAAAGTATTGTGGCGATATCGAAAACATCCACACGAATCGATTATCAAAAAGATCATGTTTTTAGCTCAAATATTCCCGATATGGCCATATTTGATAGATTCAGTAAAAAACAGGGATATTCAACACCTCTTCATCTTAATGTTTCTGATAGAATGGTAAAAAGAACTTTTCCCATTTATGATAAATTTTTCAAAGATTTAACTTTTACAATATTTTATGCGAGATTCGATGATTTTAAAAATATTTTAAAGTTTGAAATACCTTATAAAGCAACAGAAGAAGATATTATACCAATTTTAGAGTCTTTGAAGGGTATATGTGCTGAAGGATATCCATATTTACTTAAAAAGGCACACAATGATGTTGTACTTCGAAATCGTGAGATGAATAATATTTTAAAGATAATGGGATTCTCAAGCAATGAATTTAGTACAGGAAGAGAAGTAGTGCAGCATTAA
- a CDS encoding ZIP family metal transporter: protein MIEIAGNFNPVILTIIATLFTWLMTAIGASTVFITKQVGRKLIDGSLGFAAGVMIAASFWSLLTPAIEMSVQWGYLTWIPAATGFLLGSVFLGGIDKIIPHLHGGCSIEEAEGIKTDWHRNRLLILAVTLHNIPEGLAVGIAFGAVAAGFESTSIFAAISLAIGIGIQNLPEGMAVSLPLRSEGMSKFKSFWYGQLSGLVEVIAGIIGVIIVSFSYSILPYALGFAAGAMIFVVVEDVIPECQSGKNTDLATLAIIGGFLLMMILDVTFG, encoded by the coding sequence ATGATTGAAATTGCCGGAAATTTTAATCCTGTAATACTAACCATCATAGCCACATTGTTTACATGGTTAATGACAGCAATAGGAGCTTCAACAGTATTTATAACAAAACAAGTAGGTAGAAAACTTATCGACGGTTCTCTTGGTTTTGCTGCAGGTGTAATGATTGCTGCAAGCTTCTGGTCACTCCTTACACCAGCAATAGAAATGTCAGTTCAGTGGGGATATTTAACATGGATACCTGCAGCAACAGGTTTTCTATTAGGAAGCGTATTTTTAGGTGGAATTGATAAAATTATACCCCATCTCCACGGGGGATGTTCAATAGAAGAAGCTGAGGGAATTAAAACCGATTGGCATCGAAACAGGCTACTAATTCTTGCAGTTACTTTACACAATATTCCAGAAGGATTAGCAGTAGGAATTGCATTTGGAGCAGTTGCAGCTGGTTTTGAATCTACATCAATATTTGCAGCAATTTCATTGGCCATTGGAATTGGAATACAAAATTTACCAGAAGGTATGGCAGTTTCATTGCCCCTTAGAAGTGAAGGAATGTCTAAATTTAAAAGTTTTTGGTATGGACAATTATCAGGACTTGTAGAGGTTATTGCAGGGATTATTGGAGTTATAATTGTTTCGTTTTCATATTCAATTTTGCCTTATGCTTTAGGTTTTGCTGCCGGGGCCATGATATTTGTTGTTGTTGAGGACGTTATACCTGAATGTCAAAGTGGTAAAAATACGGATCTAGCCACATTAGCTATTATTGGCGGTTTTTTACTTATGATGATACTTGATGTTACATTTGGATAG
- the dps gene encoding DNA protection during starvation protein — MAKVTREMVEKTGINVDELVELLVKNAAAELTTFYYYTILRVNLIGLEGEGVKEIAESARIEDRNHFEALVPRIYELGGKLPGHMNDFHDISGCPPASLPVDASNTTELLKVLVEAERCAVRQYTNICNMTAGKDHRTYDLALSILHEEIQHESWFSEFLGEGPSGHFQRRGETSPFVSKFLE, encoded by the coding sequence ATGGCTAAAGTAACTCGTGAAATGGTTGAAAAAACAGGAATAAATGTAGATGAACTGGTAGAACTCTTAGTTAAGAATGCAGCAGCAGAACTTACAACATTCTATTATTACACAATCTTAAGAGTGAATTTAATTGGATTAGAAGGAGAAGGTGTTAAAGAAATTGCAGAATCTGCCCGTATTGAGGATAGAAACCATTTTGAAGCACTGGTTCCGCGTATTTACGAACTTGGTGGAAAATTACCCGGACATATGAACGATTTCCATGATATATCAGGATGCCCGCCAGCATCTTTACCAGTAGACGCATCCAACACTACTGAACTCTTAAAAGTACTGGTGGAAGCAGAAAGATGCGCTGTAAGACAATATACTAATATTTGTAATATGACTGCAGGTAAAGACCATAGAACTTATGATCTAGCTCTCTCTATTCTGCATGAGGAAATCCAGCATGAATCCTGGTTTTCTGAATTTTTAGGCGAAGGGCCTTCAGGACATTTCCAGCGAAGGGGAGAAACATCTCCATTTGTATCTAAATTCCTTGAATAA
- a CDS encoding ATP-binding protein has protein sequence MTRIIGRCIGETSPVEVSFISKKMPRIGEYVSMEYDGKKVLGMIESLVRGSVSINDDIYDPKTVERIKEIEGDDHYIRGSVRILGDIEKLRIPRTPPMPGTAIKIADPDTLKKIFKMEGNGLKLGNLISQEEVEVEVDINKMITRHLAILAMTGAGKSNTVAVIINGILKVNGCVIIFDMHSEYVNAEFEYGGVNPIKARINPLYLSFSEIKKLANIPEKAYIQERYFSKAHKKAKNAIENGTNLDYFTIINNILEKWIESDDPQFKDNNSITAVMNKMEYMKDRYSNILDLRAPDILDKIKLENANVIDLGSVDEFAAETIVSHVLRSALDKRKKYIRNEEKDILNHPVFFVLEEAHILAPKSRSARSKYWISRIAREGRKFGVGLCLVSQSPKSLDPDSLSQANNMIILRLVEPQDQRHVQTASESLSDDLLKQLPSLNIGEAIVLGLMSKIPTLVKIDEFAGKLSGGDLDIVAEWNKAIEDENKILQEQENELDELEEEY, from the coding sequence ATGACCAGAATAATTGGAAGATGTATTGGGGAGACTTCTCCGGTAGAGGTAAGTTTTATATCAAAGAAAATGCCCCGAATTGGGGAATATGTATCAATGGAATATGATGGTAAAAAAGTGCTTGGAATGATTGAATCTTTAGTTAGGGGCAGTGTTTCTATCAACGATGATATCTACGATCCGAAAACTGTGGAGCGAATTAAAGAAATAGAGGGAGATGACCATTATATCAGAGGAAGCGTCCGTATTTTAGGAGATATAGAAAAACTAAGAATTCCAAGAACTCCTCCAATGCCTGGAACTGCAATTAAAATCGCCGATCCTGATACCCTTAAAAAGATATTTAAGATGGAAGGAAACGGATTAAAGCTCGGTAATTTGATCAGTCAGGAAGAAGTTGAGGTTGAAGTTGATATTAATAAAATGATCACACGTCATCTAGCCATTTTAGCCATGACAGGGGCTGGAAAATCCAATACAGTAGCAGTAATCATTAATGGTATTTTAAAAGTCAATGGCTGCGTTATAATATTTGATATGCATTCAGAATATGTGAATGCAGAATTTGAATATGGGGGAGTTAATCCAATTAAAGCCAGAATCAATCCTCTGTATCTGTCATTTTCTGAGATAAAAAAATTGGCCAATATTCCTGAAAAGGCTTATATTCAGGAAAGGTATTTCAGTAAAGCACATAAAAAAGCCAAAAATGCAATTGAGAATGGAACAAACCTTGATTATTTCACCATTATTAATAATATACTTGAAAAATGGATAGAAAGTGATGATCCTCAGTTTAAAGACAATAATTCAATTACAGCTGTAATGAATAAAATGGAATATATGAAAGACAGATACAGCAATATATTAGACTTAAGAGCCCCTGATATTCTTGATAAAATTAAATTAGAAAATGCAAATGTTATAGATTTAGGATCAGTAGATGAATTTGCAGCAGAAACCATTGTGAGTCATGTATTAAGAAGTGCACTTGATAAAAGAAAAAAATATATTCGAAATGAAGAAAAAGATATTCTTAATCACCCCGTATTCTTTGTACTTGAAGAAGCACATATTTTAGCTCCTAAAAGCAGATCCGCACGTTCAAAATATTGGATAAGTAGAATTGCTAGAGAAGGAAGAAAATTTGGAGTAGGTTTATGCCTTGTAAGTCAGAGTCCTAAATCATTAGACCCTGATTCACTTTCTCAGGCAAATAACATGATCATTTTAAGGTTAGTAGAGCCACAGGACCAGCGGCATGTTCAAACTGCAAGTGAAAGCCTGAGTGATGATCTTTTAAAACAGTTACCCTCATTAAATATTGGGGAAGCCATAGTATTAGGATTGATGAGCAAAATTCCAACTCTGGTCAAAATAGACGAATTTGCAGGTAAATTATCTGGAGGAGATTTAGATATAGTTGCTGAGTGGAACAAAGCCATAGAAGATGAAAATAAAATTTTACAGGAGCAAGAAAACGAACTGGATGAACTGGAGGAAGAGTACTGA